The Nitrospiraceae bacterium DNA segment AGCATGGTTTCAAAGCTATTCTGATATCATGTCCCTATCACCTGCCTTTTACAGGACATGATTAAGCTTCTTGCCAAATTGCTCCGCGTCCTGAATTCCGAAACCGATCCAGGGCAAATTTCTTTGGGATTGTGTTTTGCGATGGTCGTAGGGCTCACCCCGCTTGTGAGCTTGCACAACCTATTTGTGCTTTTGCTGGTATTTATTCTGCGCGTGAATCTATCGGCTTTTGTGTTGGGGCTGGCGCTGTTTACGGGAATTGCCTATCTGCTTGATCCGCTTTTCCACCGGCTTGGGCTGGCCGTTCTGACCGCTTCGTCCCTGGCAGATCTTTGGACCTCCCTCTATCAATCCGTGTGGTGGCGACTGGAGCATTTCAATAATTCTATTGTGATGGGCAGCCTGGTGTTTTCGGTTGCGATGTTTGTCCCTGTTCTTCTGCTTTTGAACTTCCTGATACGTCGCTATCGCCAACATGTTATGGCTTGGGTCCAAAAAAGCAGGATTATGCAAATGTTCAAAGCCAGTAAGTTGTATCAGACCTATGAAACCCTTTCGTCATGGAGGCCGGGCTGATGACGAAATGGATCCGGTGGTGGGGACTTGGAGCGTTTGTGGTGTTTGCGGCCATTGTGGGTTGTGTGTGGATATTTTTTGTGGATGGCTGGGTGAAAGGTGCAATTGAAGCGGCGGGGACCAAAGCTGTAGGAGCCAAGGTGGAGGTTGAGGCGGCCGATCTCAGCTTGTTTCCGGCAGGACTCTCCTTGACGAGACTGCAAGTGACAAATCCCAAGACGCCTATGACGAATGCGGTGGAAGCTGCCAGGGTGACAATGAGTCTAGACGGATTGAACCTGCTTCGGAGAAAAGTCATTGTTGAGGAAATGACTGTGGAAGGGGTTCGATTGGATACTCCCAGAATCACATCCGGCGCCGTTAAGCCCGTCTCAGATGTGTCTCCTGAAGAGGAGCCCGGAATGTTTTCTGTTGCTCTTCCGGCTCTAGAAGTGCCTGACGTGAATGAAATTTTAGAGAACGAAGATCTGGAAACGCTCCGATTGATTGAAGCGCTGAAGGGAGATATGCAGCGGGAACAAGAGGCGTGGGAATCACGACTCAAGACGTTACCCGGAAAAGCCCAGCTCACCCAATATGAGGAGCGGGTAAGAAAATTAAAAAAAGCCGGGAAGGGAGGATTGGAGGGCTTGCTGGGAGGGGTTAGCGAAGTGCAAGCGTTGAAGCAGGATATTGAGCAGGAAATTGCCTCTCTCACAGGCGCCAAAAAGGAATTTGAAGATACTGTGGCGTTGTTCCGTACTCGGTTGCAGCAGATTCAAACCGCACCACAACGGGATATTCAGCACCTCAAGGCCAAATATAATTTGTCCCCCGAAGGATTGGCCAATATGAGCCAAACGCTATTAGGGCCGCAGATTGGATCGTGGGTTCACGAGGGGGCGGCTTGGTATGAGCGAGCGAAGCCGCTTCTGGAAGGAGCACGGACAGTGGGAGGGGAGGAAGGTCCTCAGGTGCACAAGCCTTTGCGGGGGAAGGGCCTGGATGTGCATTTCAAGGAAGCGCATCCGCTCCCGGACTTTCTGATTCGTTTGACGAAGGTATCGGTCGATTTAGACCTAGGGGAGTTGGCGGGGACTGTTCACAATATTACCACCGATCAACCGACTTTGGGACAACCCACGACATTCGCCCTTTCCGGGGACCGGTTGAAAGGGGTCCAGTCTGTCTCATTGGAAGGGGCTCTCAACCACGTGGAGCCAGCCGATTCCCAGGATCAGTTGAGGGTGCAGGCGAAAGGGTATGAACTGACCAATCTCGCATTGTTCAAAGATGCCAAGTGGCCGGTTACCCTGATGAGCGGGATGAGCGATCTCAATGTGAACACAGAACTCAAGGGCCAGGCCTTAACGGTTCATGGCGTCGGGAATCTTCGTGGCCTTCACCTGTCCGCAGGAAGGGAGGATGATTCCAATCCTTTGACCAAAGCCCTCAGCTCTGCCGTGACTGGTATTTCCCAATTGTCTATTCAGGCCGCTGTGACGGGGACATTGGAGCAACCTGATGTCACGATATCCTCCGACCTGGATCGTATACTTCAGGATGCGGCTGGCAAGATGGTGAATGAATTGGCTGCGAAGTTTGGTGCTGAGCTTCAATCGGCCATCTCGGCGAAAATTGCAGAACCGATGCAACAACTCAAGAATAAGTTATCCGGGTTTGAACGGATTGCCGGTGAGTTGACGGAGCGGGTCACGCAGCATCATGATGTGCTCAACAGTCTTCTGGAAAAAAGTCTTCCCAACAAAGGTCTAAAGGATCTTCCCGGCGGGTTCAAACTTCCCTTTTAACCGTGACCTCAAATATGTATTAAAATTCACAAAGCTTGTTGTAGGCGTCCAAGGCTGCAACTTTGTAGCATTCCGCTAGCGTGGGATAATTGAAGACTGTCGTAAGGAAGTATTCCAGCCCCCGTTCGGTATGGAGGATGGCCTGTCCGATGTGAATCAGCTCGGTTGCTCCCGTCCCGATCACGTGCACGCCCAATAGCCGGTGATCGATTCGATGAAATAACAGTTTCAACATGCCGTTTGGATCTCCCATAATTGTGCCCCTTGCGATTTCGCGGTAACGGGCGACTCCCACCTCATAGGGAACTTTTTCAAGTGTCAGCTGCTCCTCCGTAGC contains these protein-coding regions:
- a CDS encoding TIGR03546 family protein; its protein translation is MIKLLAKLLRVLNSETDPGQISLGLCFAMVVGLTPLVSLHNLFVLLLVFILRVNLSAFVLGLALFTGIAYLLDPLFHRLGLAVLTASSLADLWTSLYQSVWWRLEHFNNSIVMGSLVFSVAMFVPVLLLLNFLIRRYRQHVMAWVQKSRIMQMFKASKLYQTYETLSSWRPG
- a CDS encoding TIGR03545 family protein, translated to MTKWIRWWGLGAFVVFAAIVGCVWIFFVDGWVKGAIEAAGTKAVGAKVEVEAADLSLFPAGLSLTRLQVTNPKTPMTNAVEAARVTMSLDGLNLLRRKVIVEEMTVEGVRLDTPRITSGAVKPVSDVSPEEEPGMFSVALPALEVPDVNEILENEDLETLRLIEALKGDMQREQEAWESRLKTLPGKAQLTQYEERVRKLKKAGKGGLEGLLGGVSEVQALKQDIEQEIASLTGAKKEFEDTVALFRTRLQQIQTAPQRDIQHLKAKYNLSPEGLANMSQTLLGPQIGSWVHEGAAWYERAKPLLEGARTVGGEEGPQVHKPLRGKGLDVHFKEAHPLPDFLIRLTKVSVDLDLGELAGTVHNITTDQPTLGQPTTFALSGDRLKGVQSVSLEGALNHVEPADSQDQLRVQAKGYELTNLALFKDAKWPVTLMSGMSDLNVNTELKGQALTVHGVGNLRGLHLSAGREDDSNPLTKALSSAVTGISQLSIQAAVTGTLEQPDVTISSDLDRILQDAAGKMVNELAAKFGAELQSAISAKIAEPMQQLKNKLSGFERIAGELTERVTQHHDVLNSLLEKSLPNKGLKDLPGGFKLPF